A genomic window from Lotus japonicus ecotype B-129 chromosome 1, LjGifu_v1.2 includes:
- the LOC130730125 gene encoding uncharacterized protein LOC130730125, translating into MDSSFLASGCGVRARAVERLDISPFVAASPVGSCTFERRQSSETPSTSLPRERGCPKKDASPIPQKCILLIWLASHDALPTNECRFKRCLTPSSECVLCHDGDETVLHCLRDCRVAKELWNRVGFAAANPLFLVQDQHVWLRELLGDSDPLASAAIWWIWRVRYHFCLENTLMNHFVVASSITNMARDIQSCFGISNAGPSSSLRLVRWHPRNHGRLVLNVDGSVRDNPSRGGFGGCLRGDLGQWLGGFYGFRDDLNILYLELLAIFYGLSMVWDRGDRNVECQSDSLDAVTLVISRIY; encoded by the exons ATGGACTCTTCTTTTCTTGCTTCGGGGTGTGGCGTCAGGGCTAGAGCAGTGGAGAGGCTTGACATTTCACCTTTTGTGGCTGCTTCTCCTGTTGGTAGTTGTACCTTTGAGAGGAGGCAATCATCTGAGACCCCTTCCACTTCTCTTCCTCGTGAGAGAGGGTGTCCAAAAAAGGACGCAAGCCCC ATACCTCAGAAGTGTATTCTCCTCATCTGGCTTGCTTCTCATGATGCTCTCCCTACTAATGAGTGTCGTTTCAAGCGGTGTTTGACGCCTTCTTCTGAGTGTGTTTTGTGCCATGATGGTGACGAGACAGTTTTACATTGTCTTCGAGATTGCAGGGTGGCTAAGGAGCTTTGGAATAGGGTGGGTTTCGCTGCTGCTAATCCTTTGTTTCTCGTCCAGGACCAGCATGTGTGGTTGCGCGAGCTGCTTGGAGACTCCGACCCTCTAGCGTCTGCTGCAATATGGTGGATTTGGAGAGTTCGGTACCACTTTTGCTTGGAGAATACGTTGATGAATCATTTTGTAGTAGCGTCGAGTATAACAAATATGGCGAGGGATATTCAGAGCTGCTTTGGAATTTCAAATGCGggcccttcttcttctcttaggCTTGTGCGGTGGCATCCTCGAAACCATGGTAGGTTGGTGCTTAATGTTGATGGTAGCGTTCGAGATAATCCTAGTAGGGGAGGGTTTGGAGGCTGTCTGAGAGGTGATCTTGGGCAATGGCTTGGGGGTTTCTATGGCTTTCGTGATGATCTGAACATTCTATACCTTGAGCTTCTCGCAATTTTTTACGGGTTAAGTATGGTTTGGGATCGTGGTGATCGTAATGTGGAGTGCCAATCCGATTCTCTTGATGCAGTCACTCTTGTGATATCAAGGATTTACTGA
- the LOC130734139 gene encoding protein NETWORKED 2A-like — translation MLQRAASNAYSWWWASHIRTKQSKWLEESLQDMEDKVADTLQILCDDGDSFAKRAEMYYQKRPELVNFVEEAFRAYRALAERYDHLSKELQSANRTIASVFPDQVPCQIDDYDYDEESDTGTNASSSPDPNHQARKSVIPKVPKMPQKEFRNPSMLLSRKGPPKRIPSSSKHFLKSPSSGLTKDAAVGEIDKLQKEILALQTEKEFVRSVYERAYEKYWEIEDQITEMQKNVCGLQDEYGVGTVIDDNDARTLMAATALKSCKETLNKLQEIQAQSSVEAKVEYERVKKAHEMFENLRDQFISKYVNQQEQDGVENSDESSSIEQKGIDVKMANLEPEEHDIGLLREKIKKKLEEDSGNTLTVSEMAECIDELVSKVVNLETAMSSQTGMVIRLRSETDELHTNIKKLEEDKEMLIEGSEVTNKKLKELEEELKRVKILNQSVRTQDNNLLTHFTEASYNLEHLSGKLSDMKPDVDDENLVLYKKKKSAPKPRRKSEIQGDKLSFDDSETMKDKTMQEDDGGKNVDDNKSILTQKLVQQDKDDVSDTMSNLDMESQDLEDGEENQPNWRQMFISGLDDREKILLDEYTSVLMNYKDVRMKLNDVEKKNRDSIFELTLQLRELKNALFSKDKEIHFLHQKLSSPYMNPDESPYTMTTEYKYTPHEALLRKEAQGSNMQDTEISSLNLDANAMINTPFAEKNIETESTRNVDIPSLNKSLEKLMKDQDKREDLSNMEKKFRSDIDDLLEENLEFWLRFSTSVHQIQKFQNSIQDLKQELKAIKEKNGPEGHSHSRHQTVQSQLRPIFRHLREIRTELSLWLEHNSVLRHELQGRYSSLCNIQDEIARAGNTESGDEKEEIISGYQAAKFQGEILNMKQENSKVASELQAGLSLVRGMKDDVENTLDELDQAIGISSNNHGSTKNPSRGGRIPLRSFLFGVKLKRQRHQSLFACVNPALNRQDSVNDQGEGNNAPI, via the exons ATGTTGCAAAGGGCAGCAAGCAATGCATATTCATGGTGGTGGGCTAGCCACATTAGAACAAAGCAGTCAAAATGGCTGGAAGAAAGCCTCCAAG ATATGGAGGATAAAGTGGCTGATACCCTTCAAATTCTGTGTGATGATGGGGACTCATTTGCCAAGAGGGCTGAAATGTATTATCAGAAGAGACCAGAGCTTGTAAATTTTGTGGAAGAAGCTTTCAGAGCATACAGAGCCTTGGCAGAGAGATATGATCATTTATCAAAGGAACTCCAAAGCGCCAATCGCACTATCGCGAGCGTCTTCCCCGACCAAGTTCCATGCCAAAttgatgattatgattatgatGAAGAAAGTGACACAGGAACAAATGCATCATCATCTCCAGACCCCAACCATCAAGCAAGAAAATCAGTGATTCCTAAAGTTCCCAAGATGCCACAGAAGGAGTTTAGAAATCCATCCATGTTGCTCTCTAGAAAGGGACCTCCTAAAAGGATTCCTAGTTCATCAAAACATTTTCTGAAATCTCCAAGTTCAGGTCTCACCAAGGATGCTGCGGTAGGCGAAATCGACAAGCTTCAGAAGGAAATTTTGGCACTGCAGACTGAGAAGGAGTTTGTGAGGAGTGTGTACGAACGTGCCTACGAAAAGTACTGGGAAATTGAAGACCAGATCACAGAAATGCAGAAAAATGTTTGCGGCTTGCAAGACGAGTATGGTGTTGGCACAGTCATAGATGATAACGATGCGCGAACCTTAATGGCAGCCACAGCTTTAAAATCATGCAAAGAGACCTTGAACAAGCTGCAAGAGATACAAGCACAGTCATCCGTAGAAGCTAAGGTGGAGTATGAGAGGGTTAAGAAGGCTCATGAGATGTTTGAAAATCTTAGAGACCAATTCATTTCTAAATATGTGAATCAACAAGAGCAAGATGGTGTGGAAAATTCTGATGAGAGCTCAAGCATTGAACAAAAGGGAATAGATGTTAAGATGGCTAATTTGGAGCCAGAGGAGCATGATATAGGCCTTTTGCGCGAAAAGATTAAAAAGAAGTTGGAGGAAGATTCGGGTAACACGCTCACGGTGTCTGAAATGGCTGAATGCATTGATGAGCTTGTGAGCAAGGTTGTTAACTTGGAAACTGCTATGTCTTCTCAGACTGGTATGGTAATCAGGTTGAGATCAGAAACAGATGAACTTCAtacaaacataaaaaaattggaAGAGGACAAGGAAATGCTCATAGAAGGTTCAGAAGTTACTAACAAGAAGCTAAAAGAATTGGAGGAGGAGTTGAAAAGAGTTAAGATTCTCAACCAAAGTGTCAGAACACAAGACAACAACCTCCTAACACATTTCACTGAAGCTAGCTACAATCTTGAGCACCTTTCTGGGAAGTTGAGTGACATGAAGCCAGATGTGGATGATGAGAATTTGGTActttacaagaagaagaaaagtgcTCCTAAACCGCGAAGGAAATCTGAAATACAAGGTGATAAATTGTCTTTTGATGATTCAGAAACCATGAAGGATAAGACAATGCAGGAAGATGATGGTGGTAAAAATGTGGATGATAACAAGTCCATTTTGACTCAGAAGCTGGTTCAACAGGACAAGGATGATGTATCTGACACAATGAGCAATCTTGACATGGAATCACAGGATTTAGAAGATGGTGAGGAAAATCAACCCAACTGGAGGCAGATGTTTATAAGTGGACTAGATGACAGAGAAAAGATTCTGCTGGATGAGTACACATCAGTTTTGATGAACTATAAAGATGTAAGGATGAAACTCAACGATGTCGAAAAGAAAAATCGGGACAGCATTTTTGAGTTAACACTTCAG CTAAGAGAACTGAAGAATGCTCTTTTCTCAAAGGACAAAGAGATACACTTTTTACATCAGAAGCTGAGCTCTCCATACATGAATCCTGATGAAAGTCCTTACACCATGACCACAGAATACAAATACACACCACACGAAGCGCTTCTCCGAAAAGAAGCTCAAGGATCAAACATGCAGGACACAGAAATTTCATCTCTAAATTTAGATGCAAATGCAATGATCAACACCCCTTTTGCAGAAAAAAACATTGAAACTGAAAGCACAAGAAATGTTGACATACCAAGCTTAAACAAGAGCCTGGAGAAGCTGATGAAAGACCAGGACAAGCGTGAAGACCTCTCAAACATGGAAAAGAAGTTCCGTTCCGACATCGACGACCTCCTTGAAGAGAATCTAGAGTTCTGGTTGAGGTTCAGCACCTCAGTTCATCAGATTCAGAAGTTCCAAAACTCCATCCAGGACTTAAAACAAGAGCTGAAGGCAATAAAGGAGAAAAATGGGCCAGAAGGGCATTCACATTCAAGACACCAAACTGTACAATCTCAACTCAGGCCAATTTTCAGACACTTAAGAGAAATCAGAACTGAGTTATCACTTTGGCTTGAACACAATTCAGTGTTGCGGCATGAACTTCAAGGTAGGTACTCATCCTTGTGCAACATCCAAGATGAAATTGCAAGGGCAGGGAACACAGAATCTGGTGATGAGAAAGAAGAGATAATAAGTGGATACCAAGCTGCAAAGTTTCAAGGAGAGATTCTCAACATGAAACAAGAGAACAGCAAGGTTGCAAGTGAATTGCAAGCAGGTTTAAGCCTTGTGAGGGGGATGAAAGATGATGTTGAGAACACACTAGATGAGCTAGATCAAGCAATTGGGATTAGTAGTAACAATCATGGTAGCACAAAAAACCCATCAAGAGGTGGTAGAATACCCTTGAGGTCTTTCTTGTTTGGAGTCAAGTTGAAGAGGCAAAGGCACCAATCACTATTTGCTTGTGTCAATCCAGCATTGAATAGACAAGACAGTGTTAATGATCAAGGAGAGGGGAATAATGCCCCAATATAG
- the LOC130734141 gene encoding uncharacterized protein LOC130734141: MSVAFTNLSWWFPSGKQQESRIPNGSSVNPSTDLNIWESEFLRFPLVRANVGSSSRRVKRKWHSREERKVDREYDVVLVPSDGGCVSGSESDDSDWSIGWLEPHGPGFPSDDETDNSFAVLVPCYGRDYDRMMEEDPKSNLMNGVRNFPDSYSDASKKFVENWISSLQNT; this comes from the exons ATGTCTGTGGCTTTTACCAACCTCTCGTGGTGGTTTCCGAGCGGGAAACAACAAGAATCAAGAATCCCAAATGGGTCTTCTGTAAATCCTTCAACTGATTTGAATATATGGGAATCGGAGTTTCTGAGATTTCCTTTGGTTCGGGCGAACGTGGGTTCCTCGTCGAGAAGGGTGAAGCGGAAATGGCATAGTAGGGAAGAGAGGAAGGTTGATAGGGAATATGATGTTGTTTTGGTCCCATCTGATGGGGGATGTGTTTCCGGCTCTGAGTCTGATGATTCTGACTGGTCTATTGGCTGGTTGGAGCCTCATGGACCTGGTTTCCCAAGTGATGATGAGACAGATAACAGTTTTGCGGTGCTGGTTCCGTGTTATGGACGAGATTATGATAGGATGATGGAGGAGGATCCGAAAAGCAACTTAATGAATGGTGTTAGGAACTTCCCAGACAGCTATTCAGATG CGAGCAAGAAATTTGTGGAAAACTGGATTTCTTCTCTACAAAATACCTGA